In candidate division WOR-3 bacterium, the genomic stretch TACCCTATATCGACTTTGTAGTCAGATTCTGAATATTACTGAATATCCTGCGTGAAAATCTTGACTTCGAAAACATTCAGCATATACTAACCAGCGAAGGTGCAACAGAGTAGCATTTTATGAAATGGAAAAAAACATCAGAGGCGCTCAATCTGTTCCTGAAAAAAAAGCTCGAGAACGCCGACTGTCAAGCACGCATGATGTTCGGCTGCCCATCGTATTTTATCAATAACAACATGTTCATTGGAGCTTTTCAGAAGAATATTTTCATCCGCTTGGCACCTGCAGACACTGACAAAACACTCAAGAAATCTCCGAACACCAAACGCTTCGAACCAAGACCGGGCAGGGTAATGAAAGAATACGCAAGCCTGCCTGAGAGTATCTACAAGAAGAAGGATGTCTTTAAAAAACTACTGAAAAAATCGATCAGGTACACCCGATCATTGCCTCCGAAGAAAAAACGCTCAAAACGATAATTTGCAGAAAACAAAAAGGGCAGGTTTCCACCTGCCCTTTTTTCATGCAGAGGTGAGTATTATTTAATCTCAACGTCGATATGCTTCGGCTTCACTGCCTCAGGCTTGGGCAGGGTGATGCTGAGAATACCATCTTTATAATTTGCCTTTACCTTATCCGAATCAACATCAGTGGGAAGCGTGATCATCCGGCTGAATTTACCGTAGGTCCGTTCAATCCGGTGAAATGTTTTGTTCTTCGTTTCGCTCTCCCGCTTGCGCTCTCCAGTAATCGTCAATATGTTGCTTTGCACCGACACCCTGATATCTTCCTTGCTCATTCCGGGAATTTCCGCTTTTACCATGATACTGTCATTATCTTCTTCAATATCAACGATCGGCGCCCATAATCCTTCTCTTTCCTCATAAGCACCGCCAAAAAGACTGCTGAAGAGGCGGTCCATGTCCGCACGTAAACTAAGCATGTCTCTAAAAGGTTCCCATCGGCTAATGAATTTGTCGGCCATAATTGCCTCCCTGTTACATATCTATGACAGAATAGCGCCGAAAAAAGTTTAGTCGAAATTGCTCAATAAATCAACGAAAAAAATTGAATTTACCCCGCATGTTTCGAAATTTGGGTTACTTGACACTGCCTCTCAACTGTTGTATATTGAGAGCATGAAAACAAGAAATCATATCATTAGTCTGTTGTTAATTGCAGTCGTCAGCCACCTGTACGGGGCTGATGTTTTTGGCGGGCGCCATCCTGCGCCCTCGCCCGATGGAAGCAAGATCGCATTTTCTTACCACGGAGACATCTGGACAGTAAATGCAGGCGGCGGTGTTGCTCACAGGCTGACGGTCAACCCCGCGTACGAAAGCAGACCTTACTGGTCGCCCGATGGCAAGTCGATCGCGTTCATGGCCGACCGCTGGGGTAATGATGATATATGTATTATGCCCTCGGACGGACAAGAATCTCCAAAACGGCTTACGTTCTATAGCAATTATGACCTGCTTTATGGATGGTCGCCCGACGGCAAATCGGTCATCTTCTCGTCGCAGCGCTACACGATAAGACCGGTTCTTTACAGCATTTCCGTCGAAGGCGGCACACCCCGCGCTTTCCTGCCATTCGAGGCTTACAACCCGAGCATCCTGCCCGATGGGAAAACTGGATATTACGAACGCGGAGGAGCGGCCTGGTGGCGCCGGCGGTACAAGGGAGGCGCCAATCAGGACATCTACAAGAAAACATTGCCCGGGGGGAGGTCTGAAAGAATTACCGATTATGAGGGACGCGATGCATATCCCATGTATTCGGTACTGGACCGCATGCTCTACTTCATAAGCGACCGCGGTCCGGATACGGTCAGTAACTTATGGCGTATGTACGCCGACGGCAGCGCACCCGAACAGGTCACTTTTGAGCAGGAAGACATACATTTCCCGAGAATATCATATGACGGTTCACTGATCGCCTATGAATGTCTCGATGATATCCGCACATAT encodes the following:
- a CDS encoding Hsp20/alpha crystallin family protein is translated as MADKFISRWEPFRDMLSLRADMDRLFSSLFGGAYEEREGLWAPIVDIEEDNDSIMVKAEIPGMSKEDIRVSVQSNILTITGERKRESETKNKTFHRIERTYGKFSRMITLPTDVDSDKVKANYKDGILSITLPKPEAVKPKHIDVEIK
- a CDS encoding TfoX/Sxy family protein, which produces MKWKKTSEALNLFLKKKLENADCQARMMFGCPSYFINNNMFIGAFQKNIFIRLAPADTDKTLKKSPNTKRFEPRPGRVMKEYASLPESIYKKKDVFKKLLKKSIRYTRSLPPKKKRSKR